The genomic region TTGTAAATGCAATCTTGCAGCACAATATATGCAATTATTATAGGAAGAGCGACTTATGTGGTTTATCATTGGTCTGGACAATGCCTATGTCTCAGTCCGCTTGCAACTTTTGACTCAAGACCAGCTGCCTTTGCTAGACAAGGCGTACCAGACTTTGATACAAGAGGAGCGTTTGCGTGGAGGCCATTTACGTCATGAGAAGGGCAACTAATACAATATCATGGCTTTTAAGGTTCAGATGAATCTTCAAAGTAAATCCCATTCTGTTTATAATTCTGACAACTTTTGTGTGTACTGAAATTGTGAAGGTCATGATTAAAGTTCATGTTTTCAACTTCATGGTTTCTCGGATTGGTGGGGGGATCGACCTCATGGTGGTCGTGGTCCAGGTCGCAGTGGTACTCATAGTGGTATGACTAGTCGACGAAGTAGTAGAGGAAGAGGCAGTAATGGTGTCCCGTTGGTTCGCGCACACAAAACTACCGTTGATTCTTTGAGACAGGCGAGTACTTCTCAAGCAGTGCCAACCACTTCAGAGGCAACATGCTTTTTTGGCATTACGCCTGCACAATGGCAAACCATTCTTGATCTTCTTAATTTACCAAATTCCAAAGATCGCTTGATGGGTAAGTGTTTATGGATAATTGATACCGGGGCTACTCATCATGTCATAGGTACATTAAAATCGTTAATCAATTTGAACACAATTAGCCATTGTCTTGTGAGATTACTAGATGGTCGGACTACTATTGGCACACATGAGGGAAGTGTGGTATTATCAAGCAATTTGAGGATTAATAATGTGTTATTTGCTTCTAATTTGGATTGTGATTTGATCTATGTGACTCAACTATTAGATGaacaaaaatataccattcaaATCACTGATGCTTTGTGTGTTATACAGGACCGAGTGCCAAAAAGGTTGATTGGAGTAGGTGAGCGCAAGGAtagacttttctttttccgtGGTATTCCTCATAACAGGATCCTAGCTATTAATGGTGGTGAGTCCATGGAGTTATGGCACGGGCATCCTTCGGAGAAAGTTATTCAGAAGTTTTCATTTGAGTAAATCTAGtgatttgaataaaaatggtTGTGACGTGTGTTTGCATGCAAAGCAACCACGAGATAGTTTTCCTATTAGTAGGAGTCGTGCTAGTAGGATTTTTGAACTTATTCATTGTGATTTGTGGGGATCTTATCGGACTCGTTTCTCCTGTGGGGCTTCTTATGTTTTGACGATTGTGGATGATTTCTCTTGAACAGTTTGGGTGTACTTGCTTTAGAAGTTGGCATcatgtttttttaatttttggcaTTGGTTAAAAGGCAATTTAATCAGACTATTAAGCGAGTTAGAAGTGATAATGGAACTGAGTTTACATGCTTAACTGAATATTTTGAGAAACAtggtattatttttgaaacatCTTGTGTTGGAACTCTGCAACAAAATGGTCGTATTGAGCGTATACATCACCACATTTTAAATGTGGCGCGTGCTTTGCATTTTCGAAGGCATTTGCCTATTTAGTTTTAGAGAGAGTGTATGATGGCGACATGTTACTTAATAAATCGTACTCCTTCTAGTGTTCTTAATTATCAAACACCATATGAATGTTTGTTTGGTAAAATTCCTAACTTACAAGCCATTCGGATTTTGGGTTGTTTATGTTATActcataattaaaaacatcAAGATGATAAATTTGCTAGTAGAAGTCGTAAATGCGTTTTCTTGGGGTACCCATTTACTAAAAAGGGATGGAAGTTGTATGATTTAGATACAAAAGAGTTCTTTGTGTCTAAGgatgttaaattttttgaaaatgtaTTTCCATTATGCAAAGAAGGAGTGGGTTGTTATGATACTTTACCTGCTTCTATGGAGAACAATGTGGATCGGATTATGAGGGGGAGTAATGCGGAGATAGAGGGTGATAATGAAGAGATAGAAGGTGATAATGCGGAGATAGAGGGTGCTTATGCAGAGATAGAGGGTAATAATGCGGAGATAGAGGGTGATGATGGGAAGGAAAGTGAAGGGGGTGTTGTGTTGGTGGCTGCTGAAAATGAGGAACCTGAAGCCATAACaaaaaacattcaaaattaCCTAATTCTCACTACCGTGACTTTGTGACTCATACCattgtgaaaaagaaaaattcttccGCCAACTCATCTTCTTCACCATCTTCCTCGGGTACTCCTTATCCTATTTCTCATTTTGTGTCTTGTGATAAATTTTTCGATAGccatagaaaatatatagCAGCAGTAACTACAAGCAATCCCTCTAAAACTTCTAAAGAAGCTGTAAAACATAAAGGTTGGAGAAAGGCTATGGCTGAGAAGATACGTGCTTTGGAAGATCAAGGCACTTGGGTTCTGCAAGAATTACCTCCTAGAAAGAAAGCTCTAGGAAGTAAATGGGTGTATACTGAAAAGCATGATGAAAGAGGAAATTTGTAGAGATTGAAAGCAAGGCTTGTTATATTTGGTCATCATCAGGTAGAAGGTATTGAATACAACGAGACTTTTGCTCCTGTTGTAAAAATGGTGActgttcatatttttcttgcaTTAGCGATAGTGAAGAAATGGAAGGTTCATCAAATGGATGTTCATAATGCTTTCTTGCATGGTGATTTAGCCGAAGAGGTCTACATGAAAATTCCTCTAGGATTCGAGAAAAATCAGACTAACTTGGTGTGCAGAATGAAAAAGTCCTTATATGGTTTAAAACAAGCTCCTCGGTGTTGGTTTGCCATATTTGCAATAGCATTGCAGAATTATGGTTTTCAACAATCATATTCAGATTATTCTTTATTCACTTTGACAAGGGGAACAGTTCAGACTAATGTTCTTGTATATATGGATGATATAATTATTAGCAGCAATGATATTATGGCCCTGACAATATTTAAAGACTATCTTGTAAAATGGTTCAAAATGAAAGATTTGGGGgtattgaaatattttcttggacTAGAAGTTGCTCGCAGTTTGGAAGGCATTGTTATTTGTCAAAGGAAATATGCTTTGACACAGGTTTACTAGGTGCTAAACCTGCAAAATTTCCTATGGAGCAAAATCATCGTTTGGCATTAATCGCTGGTCGATTACTTGATGATCCGGAGCAATATCGTCGACTAGTTGGGCGCTTGATTTATCTGGGTGTAATACGTCCGGATTTGGCTTACTCTATTCATATTCTCTCCCAGTTTATGCAACAGCCCAGAGAAGAGCACTGCGAAGCTGCATTACGAGTTGTTTGctatttgaaaaagaatcttGGCCAAGGAATAATGTTGCATGCTGATAGCAAATTAAACTTGGAAGGTTGGTCTGATTCTGATTGGAAAAGTTGTTCATTAAAGAGGCGATCATTAAGCGGTTGGTTCGTTTTACTTGGTCATTCTCCTATTTCCTGGAAAACCAAGAAGCAACCAACCATTTCTCGTTCAGTAGAGGCGAAATATAGATCAATGGCATCTATTACCTGCGAATTAAAATGGCTCAAACAGTTGCTTGGGGATTTGGGTGTACACCATGAGAAAGGAATGAGACTCTATTGTGATAGTCAGTCTGCATTATATATAGCACAAAATCCTGTTTTTCATGAACGAACGAAACACATTGAGGCAGACTGTCATTTTGTACGAGATGCGATTACAGACCGCTTAATTGTTCCTTCATTTGTGCCTACAAAGCAGCAATTGGCGGATATTTTTACTAAAGCTTTGGGTCGATCACAATTCGAATTATTGTTGTGCAAGTTGGGTGTTTGAGATCTTCACGCTCCAACTTGAGAGGGGAAATTAGGAAATCCAAAAGTTTTATCCATATTTATTGTAGTTAGTTTGTAATTAATTGTAACTTATGTATCCATATTTATTGTAGTTAGTTTgtaattaattgtaaaatatgTATGAAGTATAGGAAGTTTAAGAGTTATAGGTTACActttaaattagcattaaataTAGGATAGCCAAAGGACTATTTGCTCTTTAAGCTAGTTAGTCTATATATTTGTTTCAGATCTTCAAGATAAAAGGGGAAGagagttcttttctttcaaatgtTTACAAATTCTTAAACCAACTCCTGCGCATTGAACaaagaatttattagtgaGTTAGGAATTCGATAATGgactaaaaaaaattcacgGACTTCAGAATTTAGATAAAAACTAAATGAATTTTCTCTATGGATATGACCAAATTACTGGATTTAGACTAGTGataaatataagtataaaCATATCCTTAATTCCAATGCACTATGTAGtctctaaattaaattctataaaccCATCAACTTTTTGCTACAATGTCATCATTAGACTCCTCTCTCACCGGTTTCCCTCTTTTCCTCCAAATGCATGGCTTTTTTGATCTCGCTTGACTTCTCATTTTCTCTGAAACCTGTGCCCATCTTCGCTTTCTTTCATTGGCACAATCTCTTCATTCTCAAGCCTTTCAAATTTATGTTTGTATATGTTTTGTATGATCAAGCCTCTTGTTCATGTGCCCTCTTTGttttattgtatattattATGCTTTAATAAGCGAGTTTATTAAAGCTAGTGATTTTGTAATAGCAAAGTAGCTTTTCGATCCGATGCCTGTGAAAAGATTTTGTGCCTTGAGATATTCTTAATGGTTGGATGAAAGCTACTGCGAAGACAgctaattatttgattttataatagaattaaaatttatattcgaCAACATTATATTAGTGTCTTAGGTGAATTAGAATTAGAAGAAAGAATAAGAttcaaattaattcttttacttttttattggGTTGGCTAATATTGACATGGctttaaaagttttttaatGTAACCATCGGAATTTAGTAGATGAAGCAAGAAACTTTGCTAATGAGATGGAACCAATTTATGTGTTCGGCAAGAGCTCAGACACTATGGGTACATGACTAACTTGCTAGCATGAGTAAGGTTGATTCAAGAAGCAGTGGAGATGGCAAAGGGCTCGTCTGTGGGtggtgatatatttgtgaagtCGTTTGCTACGGTTAacttatctttttcttcttctttggaaAAACCTCGGCCTTTCCAagcttttcaaaattttaaaacattaattgcatattttagaattttttcaaagtttatctttttaactttaaaactAGCGGTTTATTCGTATGTTGCAcgacttttattattattttgattataaaattatattaataaagtatcatttaataaatttttaatatttaatgttaatttataaaattttaaaaataatagtaaactaactatttttaaatatcttttaatttattaataaaataatataaaaattatttattgattaatttttaatattatataacttaagatatcaatataattaatattactatattttagaaataaaatcaatataattaatattactatgttttaaaataaaaatttattatataattagaaaattaattcattattgaatataattttaaaatataatctaaaatattattttctaaaattataattattatctaattataaaactaatttattagttaatataatattaaaatataattaatttattattttataggactgttataaattaataaaaaaactataaaattacatataaacttgaattctatgtgtcaaaatataaattttatgtatcaaaattaaatatatatatgttaagaaaattttaaatattaaaaattaataatatatatatatatatatatatatatatatatatatatatatatatatttcctaTATAAGTATATAACTTTatctagaaaaaaatttagctTCCCAGtttcatttaaatttgttGTTTCTCATCcattttttaacttaaattttttgacCTCCAATCTTTTAATCTTCTGGCTCCAGCCCTGCTAGCCACATGTAAAAcagaaacagaaagaaaacTTTTTGAGCACAAGTCTTCATATCATTACAAATAAGTTGATAAGGATCCGACATAGTTGAAGGGCTTTGAAGACATTTAAACATTGactaaacatatatatatatatatatatatatatatatatatatatatacaacttatattaattatccagtttaatattttaatttttaatttaatttaataaaatttatattttaatttttttaatatttaaacatatttaacttttaatttaacttaatatatATCCAAACTTCATGAAAGCAGCAGTTGATGGTGTACTTCTGATTGAGCTACCCATTATGAACAATTTAAGCTTTTGCTTTGAATTCTACTAATAGAAGAAGAGTTTTCTGCATGGCAGCTTATGGTAAGAAACAtaacaaaaatcaaaagtcTTAAATACAAAAGCTtggtgtgtatatatattatatataaaaaatattttatcataaatgAAAAAGTCGAACTTAAACCCTAATCCCAGCTAAGAAATATATCAATCTTAcaataaatctataaaaaagtGAAGATcagctttttaatttttaatttttaatcattctATATATCAGAGTACAGATCCAATAATAAAATGAGACTACTTTGAATACGATTACTATCAGTATCACCAATCATATAAAAGCTTTATtacaaaaagagagaaaagagaaacttTCTGTATTTGCATGAATTAGATCCTAAGTAACTGTACTtacaaaatctaataaaatgcaaaaataaaatttatgattccTTCCATACTCAAAAAGCAAAGAGAAAAAACAAGATATGAGATAAGACATAAAAAAAGTCCATTTCTCAGCCTCTCTTTTTCCTATGAATTGTGTTTTTACTCACTATTCCTTCCTCAGTAACTGTCATTTAATAGTGTCATCCTTTCTGACCATGTTCTTTTAATGTTGGCCTTGTCATTTTATTCAAGGACAAAAGATTCTCcatttcttcaatttcttttcttcttttcttttcgtaATTGGTTCTCTAGGttcttggttttgttttgttttgggTCTACTTGAAcgtctttctttctcttcttctgcCATGAAAATTCCCATTTTAGTAAAAGCTCCAACTTTTTTTTGCTTAATGTGATGATGGTTATCAAAATGAATTATACATACACACTGTACAAGTAGAATTAGCTTTCGAGGTTTTAGATCTTGTATTGTTGTTCATGGAAAAAAGTTtggttttttataatttattctcaTCAGTTCTTGAAGCAAgtgtataaaataatttttgttaaagtGGGTCTCTATTGATTGTCTTTGAATGGTTGGTCTATGAAAgtagaaagaaaatttcaggAAAAAGGAAGTTCTTGTACTAAGACAAGAAAGTAGTATAGTATTTATTGATTGAGAGAGCAGATGGCACATTCAGATTCTTGGTTTCAACTTAATGGTGCAACAAAAGAGAAGGAAGGCAATACAAAGTTATGTCCTTTCTAGGGAAATGTAAAATCAAGAAATGCATTTACATTGAAAAGTTGTGATTTTTGAAACTCCTTTTTGAAGCCCAAcaagcaaaaaagaaagaagaaaagaatatagCAAGGTAAAGTATGCCAACAGTGTGGTTTTCTTTGAAGAAGTCACTGCATTGCAAATCAGAACCATCAGATGTTCATGACCCAAAATCCAGGAAGCAATTGAGCACAATCTTGACAAGAAAAGCAGGAAGGTCAGGTTGTTCAAGGTCTATAGCTAACCTCAAAGATGTCATCCATGGAAGCAAAAGACATACAGAGAAGCCACCAAGCTGCAGCCCAAGATCCATAGGGAGCAGTGAGTTTCTTAACCCAATAACCCATGAAGTTATCTTGAGTAACTCAAGGTGTGAGCTTAAAATCACTGGTTTTGGTGGGTTCCAAGAAGGGATTGGTACTGGTAGTGGTGGAGGTACTAATAATGGTAGTGGCGGTGGCGGAAATAGTGGTGGTTCAACTTTTGTGGGTACTTTAAGACCAGGAACACCAGGGCCTGGAGGACATCCAACAATGCATTATTTCAACCCGTCCTTTAGGAACTCAGCTACACCACCAAGAAAGTCACCATTTCTTCTATCAGATAGGGAGGGGTCTGGATTTGGAAGTTCTGGTCTatttggtggtggtggtggtggtaaTGGTGGACATTCTAGCACTAGGGTCTCTCTTGAAACAGATGCTAACGTTTCTTCTACAATCACTTGCCATAAATGTGGAGAGCAGTTTACCAAATGGGAAGCTGCTGAAAATCACCATCTCTCCAAACATGCTGGTAAGGGACTCCTGATTTTTAGTCATCCTCCAAATTTTGGGTATTTTTCTTTCGGACTAAAGCATGTCTGTTAGATGGATTCTTGTTATCAACACAAATACAGTCTTCTGACCACAGATTTGAATAAGCACTTTCACCTTTTTTACACTTTTATAAAAGGGATCATTCAGCAGTTTAAGATACTGGTGAATCTtgtctttcattttatttccCAAAATTGGATACCTTAACAGGCTTTATGTGAAcagaaattaattttctatatcATTTGCTAATTTTTTTGGGGAAAAAGAGACTCTTCATCACCTTCCAGTCTTTCTTTCCAGCGTTTAT from Ricinus communis isolate WT05 ecotype wild-type chromosome 9, ASM1957865v1, whole genome shotgun sequence harbors:
- the LOC8286903 gene encoding uncharacterized protein LOC8286903 translates to MPTVWFSLKKSLHCKSEPSDVHDPKSRKQLSTILTRKAGRSGCSRSIANLKDVIHGSKRHTEKPPSCSPRSIGSSEFLNPITHEVILSNSRCELKITGFGGFQEGIGTGSGGGTNNGSGGGGNSGGSTFVGTLRPGTPGPGGHPTMHYFNPSFRNSATPPRKSPFLLSDREGSGFGSSGLFGGGGGGNGGHSSTRVSLETDANVSSTITCHKCGEQFTKWEAAENHHLSKHAVTELVEGDSSRKIVEIICRTSWLKGENNCGRIERVLKVHNMQKTLARFEEYREMVKIKASKLPKKHPRCIADGNELLRFYGTTVACSLGLNGCSSLCVSEKCCVCRIIRNGFSAKKELKGGIGVFTTSTSGRAFESVEIFEEDPCIRKALIVCRVIAGRVHKPLENIQEISGQTGFDSLAGKVGLYSNIEELYLLNPKALLPCFVVICKP